A genome region from Musa acuminata AAA Group cultivar baxijiao chromosome BXJ3-5, Cavendish_Baxijiao_AAA, whole genome shotgun sequence includes the following:
- the LOC135637866 gene encoding cocosin 1-like — protein sequence MAASSLAALFSISLLLLLLCHGSLGFGQGGWGSAHRLGAQQGECQIERLNALSPTRSVQSEAGVTEYFDENNEQFKCAGVNAFRRTLQPRGLLLPSFSNAPRLVYIIQGSGIAGIVIPGCPETFQSFQEERFQEGQQAQSSRDEHQRILHFREGDVIALPAGVAHWCYNNGDRPVIAITVVDISNNANQLDRNHREFLLAGKQRSGRETSGGKWQETSGNNVLSGFDVELLAQATGLSGDTARKIQGKDDERGEMVRVEKGLEVLRPSSREQRESERERGEREEGERERSLPNGLDETYCAMRIMENIADPARADVYTPRGGSITTLNSLKLNILREIQLSAERVVLYRNAILAPYWNINAHSIMYVTGGRGRVQIVSDQGRTVFDGEVRQDQLLIVPQNYAVIKQAQGEGFQWTSFKTNGNAMVSQIVGKASVLRGMPEEVLMNSYRISIQEARRLKFNRGNQMAIFSPRSARRGHYDV from the exons ATGGCGGCCTCCTCTTTAGCTGCTTTGTTCTCCATCTCCCTTTTGCTTCTGCTCCTGTGTCATGGCTCTCTCGGCTTCGGTCAGGGAGGGTGGGGAAGCGCGCACCGGCTCGGAGCTCAGCAAGGCGAGTGCCAGATCGAGCGGCTGAACGCTCTCAGCCCCACCCGGAGTGTCCAGTCGGAGGCCGGCGTCACGGAGTACTTTGACGAGAACAACGAGCAGTTCAAGTGCGCCGGAGTAAACGCTTTTCGCCGTACTCTTCAGCCGAGaggcctcctcctcccctctttcTCCAACGCCCCTCGCCTCGTTTACATCATCCAAGGCTC GGGTATCGCTGGAATAGTGATCCCTGGTTGCCCAGAGACGTTCCAATCTTTCCAGGAAGAACGTTTCCAGGAAGGGCAACAAGCCCAGAGTTCCCGAGACGAGCATCAGAGAATCCTCCACTTCCGGGAGGGAGACGTCATCGCGTTGCCCGCTGGAGTCGCTCACTGGTGCTACAATAACGGTGACAGGCCAGTTATTGCCATCACCGTCGTCGACATCAGCAACAACGCAAACCAACTAGATCGGAACCACAGG GAATTCCTACTTGCTGGAAAACAGAGGAGCGGCCGAGAAACATCCGGAGGCAAATGGCAGGAGACGTCGGGTAATAACGTCCTTAGCGGGTTCGACGTCGAGTTGCTTGCCCAGGCCACGGGTCTGAGCGGGGATACAGCGAGGAAGATCCAGGGCAAGGATGACGAGAGGGGTGAGATGGTCCGAGTTGAGAAGGGTCTCGAGGTGCTGAGGCCGTCGAGCAGAGAGCAgagggagagcgagagagagagaggtgagagaGAGGAGGGTGAACGGGAGAGAAGCCTTCCCAACGGCCTGGACGAGACCTACTGCGCCATGAGAATCATGGAGAACATCGCTGATCCCGCACGTGCTGATGTGTACACCCCGCGCGGCGGAAGCATTACGACTCTCAACAGCCTGAAGCTCAATATTCTCAGAGAGATCCAGTTGAGTGCCGAAAGAGTCGTCCTCTACAGG AATGCCATCTTAGCGCCCTACTGGAACATCAACGCACACAGCATAATGTATGTCACTGGTGGACGCGGCCGGGTCCAGATCGTCAGCGACCAGGGACGAACAGTCTTCGACGGCGAGGTCCGGCAAGACCAGCTGCTGATCGTGCCCCAGAACTACGCGGTGATTAAGCAGGCACAGGGCGAAGGCTTCCAGTGGACATCCTTCAAGACCAACGGCAACGCCATGGTGAGCCAGATCGTGGGGAAGGCATCGGTCCTCCGGGGAATGCCGGAGGAGGTGCTTATGAACTCTTACCGGATCTCTATCCAGGAAGCGAGGCGGCTCAAGTTCAACAGGGGGAATCAGATGGCAATTTTCTCGCCGAGGTCCGCGAGAAGAGGACATTATGATGTGTGA